The Aminipila terrae nucleotide sequence TACAGGGATACCGGCACGGGCTGCTACGGAGTCTCGTCCGGGTAGTGGGCTGGTTTATTGCTCTTGGAGCTGCTTTTTTCTGGTCCCCTGAATTTAACACCATTGTTAAGACCAATACACATCTTTATGATTCAATCTACGGAAATATAAATCAAAAAGTCAGCACTGCTATTTCCCCTGCTGAACTGCAGGGAAGCATGCCGACTATTATTCATGATCCTCTGGCAAATCTGATTAACTCTCTGGCCGGTTCAATTTCTGCAGGTTTGTCAAATCTTCTTTTTACCATAGCCTGCTTTCTGATGGTGACTTTTGCTGTCCAGGCCATACTTCATATTCTCATTTCTCTTTTATCAAAAGAGCATAATCGTGGAATCACGGGCTTTTTCGATGGCTGCATAGGTATGATTTTTGGCTTTATTAAAGGGATTCTCTATGTTTTTGTGCTGCTGGCCCTGATGATTCCTGTTGCTTCACTGGCTGATCCTAAAGTTCTGACTTTTCTTATGGAAAACCTGAATAACTCTCATTTCGCCAGTGAACTTTATAACAACAATCTCATTCTTTTAATTATGAAAGATATGTTGTAAATCTTTTGAAAAATTATTATCTGCAGAAAATAATGCCAACCACTGCCATGACCATTATAATTTTTACTGGGCTCATCTTAAATTTAGCGGCTAGTATGATGGTCGCTATGAAAACCAGGCTGGGAATCAGCTGGATTCCTGCTAATAAATCAACACTCTTGTCAATAAGGGAAGACTCCCCTACAAAGACTGCTGCTGCTGCTATTAGTCCTACGGTGGCAGGTCTTATACCGGTAAATGCCGCTTCAATGCCTTTGTTCTCGTTAAACTTATCTAAAAATTTCATAACGGTTATTATTAATAAAAACGAAGGCAGGGCAACCCCTAAAGTGGCACATATGGCGCCCGTCAGTCCTGCAAAATCATAACCTATATAGGTGGCGGCATTTACGGCCACGGGGCCCGGCGTAACCTGTGACAGCGCTACAAGATTGGAAAACTCTTCCGGAGACATATATCCAAACTGCTTTACGGTCTGAAAAATCAGGGGCAGCATGGCAAGTCCACCACCAAAGCTAAAAATTCCTATTTTGAAGAAAGATAAAAACAGTGTCAGATAAATCATGATTCTCCCTCCTGATTATTTTGCTTCTTTAATCTGAACCAATAAGGTATTAGTCCTGCAAAGGCTCCAAGAATAATTGCCCATACTGCAGAAACCCCAAGAACAGAAATCATTACAAAGGCGCAAATTGCAATAATCCATGTAAATTTACTGTCCAGAACCTGCTTACCAAGCTTGACTGCTGCAAATAAAATCAATCCGCAGGAAGCTGCTTTTATGGAAACAAAGGCTCCGTTTATATAAGGATTGTTACCTGCAGCCCTTAAAAAGACAGCAGCCAGTATAATAATAATCAGGGATGGCATAATCACTCCCAAGGTTGCGGCTACAGCACCTGCCAGCTTATTCCTTCTATATCCTACAAAAGTGGCTGCATTAATAGCTATAACTCCCGGTAGGGACTGGCAGATTGCTATGCAATCTATCATTTCATCCTCTTTCAGCCATTTATAATCTTCCACCACCATACGCTGAATTAATGGCAGCATGGCAAGTCCCCCACCAATGGTAAATAAGCCGATTTTAAAAAATGCCACAAATAAATTCCATAAATCTTTCATTTCTTATCCTTTTCTAACATCATACTGGTTCTGATTATATTATCTTTAATTATGTTGGAATTAATACTCCTTTTCCCAATCCACCGTTGCTAAGATGTTTTTTATCCGTTTCTTCATTGGATGTATTTTGACCTTCTCCTGCAGAATGTCCATTTTGAGAATCCTGCATGCTTTGTTGATATTCTCTGATTCTCTCCTCTATAGGAATTGAAATGCCGCTTCCTCTACTGTCATCTTCCGGAGGTTCCGGTCGTTCTCCATCATATTCCATAAACTTTTGTCCGTCACTGACCATTTTATTTAACCGTTGAAATTCTTCTTGCAGAATCTGCCGCCCTTTATCTGACAGCCTGTAAATTTTTCTCCTGTTTTCCTCTGCAACTGGAACAATAATTTCTTCTTTCTCAAATCTGCCCAAAAGATTATACATGGTTCCTGCTCCCACGGACACTCTTCCCTCTGTCAGTTCGCTGATCATCTGCATGATACCATACCCATGGTTTTCTTTGATTAGGGAAAGCAAAATATAATACATGGGTTCTGTTAAAGTTTTTAACTGTTCTCTAGCCATTTTTACCTCCATTAATAATAAGTTCTAACACAATCGTAATTTTTAAAATCCAAAATATAAAAGATTCCATAAGCCACAAAAATACATAAAAACTCCTAAGAAATCCAATAACTTTAATTGCTCTTTTTCAGGATACAGGGCCTGCCTGTAGGTGGCTGTTAAAATGACCGGAATAGAACCGATACATAGTAAAAGCTGAACAATCTGCCACCTTATTCCAAAGAAACTGCCAATTGGAGCACTATTTGTCCATATACCATAACAAAATTCTACTATAGAAACAGCCGGGATAAATGCAAAAAATGCTATCCATATAAACTTGCTGCACCCCCTTATAATTTGTAAAATTCTAGGCACTAAGCATTCATTTTGGTGCTTCCAGCCCCTTGCTATGTATATCAATTTTGCTGCAACCTGCAATGCATAGTATCCCATAATCATACAATAAATAAAACTAAAGCTGTATGCAATAAGGTTATCTATATCATTCCTACTTAGAAACAGGATACTTGAAACAGCCAGCATGCAAAACAGCTGAAGGATATTATCTAGCAGTTCCCCATTGTTTATGGCTGCTTTTTTCCGCATCTTTCTTTCTGCAAGTCCATCTGTATACAAAGGCACTGCATTATCACTATTTGTAGCAAATATGTAAAGCCTCTTATTAAAACAATCTATTTTCTGCCATCCCAGGTCTCTGTAAAACTGATAATATGTTTGTTTCTCGTGTTCTTTCCTCTTGCCCACATCAATGGCGTATTTAAGATTTTTCGCTTTTTCACTTTTTTCAAACATTGCGACATTTCTAATCCATCCTTTGCCTGTGCCCTTAAATTCATAGCCCTTTTCTGCCATACGATTTAAAAGTTCTTCTCCGTCTTTATAGTCAAGTGTTCCAAAGTTAAAGCTTTTAAAAATGTGCTTCATCGATTCTCCCCCAATGCTCCTGCCTAAATTCTGTTAAATATAATCTATATGAATCCTGTTTTATATCATTATTCGATATATCAATTATCAATATATACCTTTATAAGATAATTGTCAATTGAAATATATCTTTACAGTGAAATAGCCCCGGTACAAAATGATATATTCTCTTCTAGGTTCTGTTCCGCGCTATTGTCAGCCCTTTTATCTCCTTTACGTGTTCACATATATATGAGACAGACTTTTATATCCAAATATAAATTCGCTTTTTATTGTTTATCCTGTTGGTGCTACCGTAATTCTCATTTTTACTTAAATCCCGGTAGCTTTTTGCATCTTTACCCGTTAGTTTTGACACATTGTTAGCATTTTTGTTGAAATGACTACCATAAAGTTTCAACTTTCATAAAATACGGTAGCTTTTGCCCGAAATGCTACCGCGGATTTTGTTTTTTTATAATTATAAGAGCAAAAAACTTATTCTCCACAACAAAATTCAGTCAGAGGGAACCAGAACACACCTTTTCAAGCTAAAAGAAAGTGCATAAATTTAAAAACTAAAAAAGGTACTTACTGTATACAAAGTCTTCCTTAGATAGGCTTGTTTTTGTGTGTCCATATTTCAGGATTGATTGGATTTGTCCGGTCAAAATCCGAGCTTTTAATAAAAAAACACATAAAAAGGAGCTGAGTACAAGTGATTTTTCAATCACTTGTGCGACAGCCCCACTTTTTAAAAAGTTTATAAAATTTTCCCTTAAAGCGTTTTATTCATTAAAATCCTCAGTTTTACGGCTATGGCAATTGTCTCATTAAATTTAATGTTGTCATTTTCCATATTCAGCGCACATTTCACTTTATTTACCCTGTATCGGATGGTATTTTCATGTTGGCTCATGACTTTAGCCGTAACTTTATAATCACCTGAATTGGCAACATAAGTTTCCATTGTAAGTAGAACTTCCCTTAGATTTTCTCCTGAGACTTTTTCCTTTACGGCATTTACATAAGCTTCGTAAAAATCCTGTGCCTCCTGTGTATCCCGTACAGAAACCAACAGCTGCATAACGGACAAAGGGTCATATTCCTGGAAATCCATATTCATGGTCTTGGCCGTTTCCAGGGAACACTTTCCCTCTTCCAGCGCCTTGCCTATATCCCGTCTTGTATAAATCCTGCTAAATCCCACCCTGGGATTGTTTACAAACTCCTTAATCTGCGCTGCAGCAGCATCAGAATGATGTTTTAATTTTTTTGAATTGTCTGCGCTTAAGATAAAAACTTTGTAATTATTATTTCTTACAAAAATATCGCTTACATTATTTAAATAGGATGTATGAGCTTTTAGCTCGGCTATTTCAGAATTAAATTCTCCATCTACATAGATTGTTCGTACATACTGGGCAATGTTAGGCTTTATACTGTGCAATATTTCCATTTTTTCATTGTTGGATATACTACCGTACATAATTTTATCCAGTTTTAAGGTATTGATCACATTTAGATTTTCTATGGCAATATACTGGTTGACCGTATCCATTATAACCGCATAAGGCAGATCATCTTTAATCAGAATCAACGGAAAATCATTTTCATTACATATTTTTTCAATATCCTTTGTAATGATACCAATATGTTCATCCGTCACCACTAGTAATCCGCTGCTGTCTGTCATAATCAGAGCGTTTATATAATCATAGATACCATCTTTATCAACCTGAAACTGTTCCAGGCACGTAATAAACAAATCACCGCTGGTCAATGTATTTCTATTTAAAATTTCTTTATTACAAGGGTAGTCAAATACTGAAACTCTTTTTACTTTTCTGCTAATTCCAGCTTCTCCTGCCAGTATGACAGCACTTTTAAATATGTTGTTTTTAATATTTCATTTAATGATATATACATTTCCTTACCTCTTACCCGCTACCCGGCAGAATTAATCCCATGCTTATTTATACCATATTTTTTGAAGTTTACAAGATTATTTTTATAATTAAGTTGAAAAAAACTTTTATAGGACTTATTTCATTTGTATTTTAATATATACAGCTTTTTGTAAAATAATTTATATTAAATGCAAAATATATTTGACATTTAGTATTATATATTTTATAATTAGCCATGCAGGAGGGGATATTATGAAAAACAAGAAAATGAAAATAGCCCGGGTGGAATGTGATTTATCACAGGAACAGCTGGCTGAAAAAGTAGGAGTCACCAGGCAAACTATCGGTATGATTGAAGCGGGTAATTATAACCCTACATTGAACTTATGCGTAGCTATCTGCAAAGCATTAAATAAAACACTTGATGAATTATTCTGGGAGGTATAAAACTATGTTAAAAAGAAATAAAATTATAGATGAAAGACAAGAATTACAAAGCTTAAAAAATGTAAAGATATGCTGGACGGTGGTAATATTTCTGCTGGCTATTAGTATACTAATCCAGGCCATTATATTTACTTCATCTCCGCAGCATTATATGCCTGAATTAGGGATTCTTACTGTAGGATGCTTTTTAAATATAATTCTGGATGCCAGACAGGGAAATATATATACGAAAGAAATGCAGAACCCAAAAGCCAATCTGCTTCTTTATATTACTTCTGCTTTAGTTGCAAGCTTAGTTTTGGGCATTGGAAATTATTTAAAATATGGTTTCCCACCAATATTTATTTTAGCTATCGTTATTCCTATGTTTGTAATTCTTTTAGCACTTATGCTGTTATGCGACTTTATATATCGCAAAGCAGCCTTGGGAAGGCTGAATAAGTTTAACAAAACACTTGAAAAAGATGAAGATTTATAAGCAAATAAAAGGGAGTTGCTCAAAACTGAGAAAACTCCCTTTTTTTATACTGTAAAATACCAGTTGTGTTGTTTAATTTTCACTGGGCTCTTCTATCCCCAGAATATCTTTTGTGGTCTTAATAAAAATATCCATTTGTTCTGCAGTCCCTATAGTGATTCGTACATAATCTTTTATAAGGGAATCCGGGTAATGTTTCACCCATATATTTTTATCCTGTAATGCCTTACCATAATCTTCTCCTTGTATGGAGTCATTTCTTACGAATACAAAGTTTGCTTTGGACTCCAGAACCGTAAATCCCAGAGACTGCATTTCTTTACTAAATCTTTCTCTTGTTCTTTTTATCTCATTAATACATTTTTTAAAATAATCTTTATCCTTCATGGCTGCTGTTCCTGCAATGATGGATAATCTGCTTATATTGTAAGGGTTAAAAGAAAATTTAATCCTGTTTAAATCTGCTATTATTTCATCATTGGCAATGGCAAATCCCACTCTTGCACCTGCCAGGTTTCTTGATTTTGAGAAGGTCTGTATAACTAATAGATTATCGAACTTTTCTACCAGGGGTACACAACTCTCTCCGCCGAAATCTACATAAGCCTCATCAATAATCACCAGATTATTTCTATTTGTTCTTAAAATCTCTTCAATTTCACAGGCTGTCAGAGCAAGGCCTGTGGGCGTATTGGGATTAGCTATTACAATGGTCCCATCCAGATTAAAATAATCCTCTGGATTTATTTTTAAATCTGGTGCCAGCGGTATTTCCTTTTTATTAATCCCAAAGACATCTGAATATACAGAGTAGGATTCATAACTCACTTCAGGAAAATAAAACTTTTTATTTTCATTTTGAAAAGCCATAAATGCAAATGCCAGAATTTCATCAGATCCGTTACCAACAGCTATCTGATTTTCATTTACACCAAAATTTTCAGAAATCGACTTTATCAGTTTGCCTGCCTCTGGATCAGAGTACAGTCTCAGATTGTCTATTTCAAACTGATCAATAGACCTATAGACAAAAGAGCTGGCTGGGTACGGACTTTCATTGGTGTTTAACCGGATAGTCTTTTTCTGATGTATATGCTCTTCTGTAGTATGCGGTTCTAAATTCTCATATTTTTTACTAATAAAACGGCTCATTAAGTATTTCTCCTCCTGTCATTTCATCATTACCTATTATACCATTTTAACCCTTAAAAATGTCCCATTATTTACATTAATAATTTTTGTTTATTTTCTCGAACAATTATACATTTTATTGTATAATAAAACTACTATTATTTTAAAATTAAGGAGTTTACTATGTACATAAAGCTGACTTCATTTTTTAAGAATTATAAATATTTTTTGCTTTATTCGGCTTTAACTCCGGTCATCTGTATGGCCTTGATTTATACTGTCCGTAAATATCCCCGTATAGGACAACTATATGCATCTTATATATTTCCCATATTTCCAAATACTTTAGGCAGGCTTTTTTCACCGCTGCCCTTTTCCGTTATGGAAATTGGTTTGTATACAATATCCTTCTTTATCATTATTGCCCTGCTGATTATTTTGTTAAGTATTTTTCATAAAAAAGCAAGAAAAAAGTTACTTTTGTATGTTCCCAGAATGGTTATTACTACCTTGTGTTTCTGCAGTACCATCTTCTTAATGATAACATTAAGCTGTAGTATAAATTATTCAAGAGATGGCATTGCAAAAGATATAAATATTGTTCCAGGGATGGCTTCCCATGATAATCTGGTAGATTTATGTCTATTGCTTATAAACGATATAACCAGCCTTGACTCTGGCAGCACAGAAATAAAGGCTATTAATACGGCTTCATTACAAAATGATACCAAACAGGCCATGATGACTTTAGGGAAAAAATACCCTTCACTGAAAGGTTATTACCCTAATCCTAAACCCGTTATTATGTCCTCCTGGATGTCTGATATAGATCTGACCGGGCTGTTCTCCCCTTATACTATAGAAGCAAACTATAACAATGATGTTGTGGATTACATAAAGCCTTATACCATTTGCCATGAATTAGCACATTTACGAGGCTACATCTGTGAAGATGATGCCGGGTTCATAGCCTATCTGGCCTGTTCCCATGCCAATTCCAGGCAGATGCGTTACAGCGGTACTATGAATGCCCTGAGCTTTGTTTTAAATGCCCTGCAGGAAGACAGTTCTCCTGAAGAATTTCAACAGATCTTAAATCAGATACCAGAAAAAGCCCTGATTGATTTAGAAAAAAATCAGGACTATTGGCAGGGACATGAAGGGACGATTTCCCGTATTTCAGAAGCCGCCAATGATACGTATCTGAAAGCCAATGCCCAGGCTGGCGGAACGAAAAGTTATGGCCGTATGGTAGATCTTCTCCTTGCCTATTATGGTCTGAATAGTCAGTCGGTCTAGTAACCTGTTACTAAACCAAATGCCCTGAAAGTTTTTAATTCAGGGCATTTATTATGTATATTCACGTAAAAATTTATAAATCGCTTCCTAAGGCTCTGGCCTTGTGCAGCGCAGTGGTTGCTATGACATCCCCTGGTTTCCGGACTGCTGGTACGGCCAGACA carries:
- a CDS encoding PucR family transcriptional regulator, which codes for MLAGEAGISRKVKRVSVFDYPCNKEILNRNTLTSGDLFITCLEQFQVDKDGIYDYINALIMTDSSGLLVVTDEHIGIITKDIEKICNENDFPLILIKDDLPYAVIMDTVNQYIAIENLNVINTLKLDKIMYGSISNNEKMEILHSIKPNIAQYVRTIYVDGEFNSEIAELKAHTSYLNNVSDIFVRNNNYKVFILSADNSKKLKHHSDAAAAQIKEFVNNPRVGFSRIYTRRDIGKALEEGKCSLETAKTMNMDFQEYDPLSVMQLLVSVRDTQEAQDFYEAYVNAVKEKVSGENLREVLLTMETYVANSGDYKVTAKVMSQHENTIRYRVNKVKCALNMENDNIKFNETIAIAVKLRILMNKTL
- a CDS encoding DUF3810 domain-containing protein, with the protein product MALIYTVRKYPRIGQLYASYIFPIFPNTLGRLFSPLPFSVMEIGLYTISFFIIIALLIILLSIFHKKARKKLLLYVPRMVITTLCFCSTIFLMITLSCSINYSRDGIAKDINIVPGMASHDNLVDLCLLLINDITSLDSGSTEIKAINTASLQNDTKQAMMTLGKKYPSLKGYYPNPKPVIMSSWMSDIDLTGLFSPYTIEANYNNDVVDYIKPYTICHELAHLRGYICEDDAGFIAYLACSHANSRQMRYSGTMNALSFVLNALQEDSSPEEFQQILNQIPEKALIDLEKNQDYWQGHEGTISRISEAANDTYLKANAQAGGTKSYGRMVDLLLAYYGLNSQSV
- a CDS encoding DUF6773 family protein; the protein is MLKRNKIIDERQELQSLKNVKICWTVVIFLLAISILIQAIIFTSSPQHYMPELGILTVGCFLNIILDARQGNIYTKEMQNPKANLLLYITSALVASLVLGIGNYLKYGFPPIFILAIVIPMFVILLALMLLCDFIYRKAALGRLNKFNKTLEKDEDL
- a CDS encoding chromate transporter, giving the protein MIYLTLFLSFFKIGIFSFGGGLAMLPLIFQTVKQFGYMSPEEFSNLVALSQVTPGPVAVNAATYIGYDFAGLTGAICATLGVALPSFLLIITVMKFLDKFNENKGIEAAFTGIRPATVGLIAAAAVFVGESSLIDKSVDLLAGIQLIPSLVFIATIILAAKFKMSPVKIIMVMAVVGIIFCR
- a CDS encoding helix-turn-helix transcriptional regulator — encoded protein: MKNKKMKIARVECDLSQEQLAEKVGVTRQTIGMIEAGNYNPTLNLCVAICKALNKTLDELFWEV
- a CDS encoding DUF2812 domain-containing protein; the protein is MKHIFKSFNFGTLDYKDGEELLNRMAEKGYEFKGTGKGWIRNVAMFEKSEKAKNLKYAIDVGKRKEHEKQTYYQFYRDLGWQKIDCFNKRLYIFATNSDNAVPLYTDGLAERKMRKKAAINNGELLDNILQLFCMLAVSSILFLSRNDIDNLIAYSFSFIYCMIMGYYALQVAAKLIYIARGWKHQNECLVPRILQIIRGCSKFIWIAFFAFIPAVSIVEFCYGIWTNSAPIGSFFGIRWQIVQLLLCIGSIPVILTATYRQALYPEKEQLKLLDFLGVFMYFCGLWNLLYFGF
- a CDS encoding PadR family transcriptional regulator, translating into MAREQLKTLTEPMYYILLSLIKENHGYGIMQMISELTEGRVSVGAGTMYNLLGRFEKEEIIVPVAEENRRKIYRLSDKGRQILQEEFQRLNKMVSDGQKFMEYDGERPEPPEDDSRGSGISIPIEERIREYQQSMQDSQNGHSAGEGQNTSNEETDKKHLSNGGLGKGVLIPT
- the hisC gene encoding histidinol-phosphate transaminase — translated: MSRFISKKYENLEPHTTEEHIHQKKTIRLNTNESPYPASSFVYRSIDQFEIDNLRLYSDPEAGKLIKSISENFGVNENQIAVGNGSDEILAFAFMAFQNENKKFYFPEVSYESYSVYSDVFGINKKEIPLAPDLKINPEDYFNLDGTIVIANPNTPTGLALTACEIEEILRTNRNNLVIIDEAYVDFGGESCVPLVEKFDNLLVIQTFSKSRNLAGARVGFAIANDEIIADLNRIKFSFNPYNISRLSIIAGTAAMKDKDYFKKCINEIKRTRERFSKEMQSLGFTVLESKANFVFVRNDSIQGEDYGKALQDKNIWVKHYPDSLIKDYVRITIGTAEQMDIFIKTTKDILGIEEPSEN
- a CDS encoding CvpA family protein — encoded protein: MILDMIIAILVIGTMVQGYRHGLLRSLVRVVGWFIALGAAFFWSPEFNTIVKTNTHLYDSIYGNINQKVSTAISPAELQGSMPTIIHDPLANLINSLAGSISAGLSNLLFTIACFLMVTFAVQAILHILISLLSKEHNRGITGFFDGCIGMIFGFIKGILYVFVLLALMIPVASLADPKVLTFLMENLNNSHFASELYNNNLILLIMKDML
- a CDS encoding chromate transporter, whose translation is MKDLWNLFVAFFKIGLFTIGGGLAMLPLIQRMVVEDYKWLKEDEMIDCIAICQSLPGVIAINAATFVGYRRNKLAGAVAATLGVIMPSLIIIILAAVFLRAAGNNPYINGAFVSIKAASCGLILFAAVKLGKQVLDSKFTWIIAICAFVMISVLGVSAVWAIILGAFAGLIPYWFRLKKQNNQEGES